From a region of the Bradyrhizobium diazoefficiens genome:
- a CDS encoding nuclear transport factor 2 family protein, with protein sequence MSQNRSSVEAVVQSYFDGLYEGDAEKLGAIFHPSADLRWVENGELQVLTVPDWLDRVRKRASAKAEGKPREDFIVTIDRSDDKTAFIKVKCQLPPRFFTDYLVAMKLADGWQIVSKSYRYDLRE encoded by the coding sequence ATGAGCCAGAACCGTTCGAGTGTCGAAGCCGTCGTACAGTCCTATTTTGATGGTCTTTACGAGGGCGACGCCGAAAAGCTCGGCGCCATCTTCCATCCCTCCGCTGATTTGCGCTGGGTCGAGAATGGTGAATTGCAGGTGCTGACCGTGCCAGACTGGCTCGACCGCGTCCGCAAGCGTGCATCCGCCAAGGCCGAAGGCAAGCCGCGCGAGGATTTCATCGTCACCATCGACCGTTCCGACGACAAGACCGCCTTCATCAAGGTCAAATGCCAGCTTCCGCCGCGCTTCTTCACCGATTACCTGGTGGCGATGAAGCTCGCCGACGGCTGGCAGATCGTGTCGAAATCGTATCGGTACGATCTCAGGGAGTGA
- the mtgA gene encoding monofunctional biosynthetic peptidoglycan transglycosylase: protein MRIVKIPLLVLAVAALVPYAIAPFYRTGHPVSTLMVWRSLRGAPMQREWIDLAAMSPHLPRSVIAAEDAHFCKHHGIDWGALREAIDDAQEDGTPFRGASTITQQVAKNLFLWQGRDFVRKALEFPLALWIDLVLPKPRILEIYLNIAEFGPRGQFGVEAGSAYAFGKSAASLSPREAALLASVLPNPVKRSAKTPGPGVRRLAATYRARGQASSLATCWRENR, encoded by the coding sequence TTGCGCATCGTCAAAATCCCTCTCCTGGTGCTCGCGGTCGCGGCTCTCGTGCCCTATGCGATCGCGCCGTTCTACCGCACCGGCCATCCCGTTTCGACGTTGATGGTGTGGCGCTCGCTTCGCGGCGCGCCAATGCAGCGGGAATGGATCGATCTTGCGGCGATGTCGCCCCATCTGCCGCGATCGGTGATCGCAGCCGAGGACGCTCATTTCTGCAAGCATCACGGCATCGATTGGGGCGCGCTGCGAGAAGCGATCGACGACGCCCAAGAGGACGGCACGCCGTTCCGTGGCGCCTCCACGATCACCCAGCAGGTCGCGAAAAATCTGTTCCTCTGGCAGGGCCGGGATTTCGTCCGCAAGGCGCTCGAATTTCCGCTGGCGCTCTGGATTGATCTCGTCCTGCCCAAGCCACGGATCCTGGAGATTTACCTCAACATCGCCGAGTTCGGTCCGCGGGGCCAGTTTGGCGTCGAGGCCGGCAGCGCCTATGCCTTTGGCAAATCGGCCGCCAGCCTCTCCCCGCGTGAGGCGGCGCTTCTGGCCTCGGTCCTGCCGAATCCAGTCAAACGCAGCGCCAAAACCCCCGGGCCGGGTGTCCGGCGGCTGGCGGCGACCTATAGGGCGCGGGGCCAGGCGAGCTCGCTTGCGACCTGCTGGCGGGAAAATCGCTGA
- a CDS encoding bifunctional diguanylate cyclase/phosphodiesterase gives MTPALPQASDILAALGQAVFAWDIASDAIVWGEQVNAIFPSIPAERLASGAEFAKLIEPAQTLRTAALAQTSAVHGADGTPYRVEYGVRMSAADPVVWIEETGRWFAGPDGRPVRAIGSVRINNERHARDEELAKLARLDPLTGELNRAHLIAALAEAIEETTRFRSTAAFMLVGIDHLARVNDAFGFDVADAVILDIAKRIRSRLRGGDVLGRFSGNKFGLILKNCTVDDMNVAAERFLAGVRDEVVPTRSGPVSVTASIGAVSVPRYARNTDEAVNRAHETLDAAKRRRAGSFAAWRPDAARDAQRRVNIRVTDEIVTALNERRIKLAYEPVVSAASRERAFHECLVRMDQGDGQVLLAPDIVPVAERLGLIRLVDHRVLELVVAELAAAPGVSLSLNISPDTTMDPDWWAGIESLMLAHPGVAERLIVEITETVAIQDIDDVRGFVTRLKNFGSRIAIDDFGAGYTSFRNLRKLGVDIVKIDGAFVQNITHSADDRAFVQTLIDLARRLDIRTVAEWVQDEEAASMLRDWGCDYIQGRLIGLASADRPWGAPPDSVLPAAG, from the coding sequence TTGACCCCTGCATTGCCGCAAGCCTCCGACATTCTGGCCGCCCTCGGCCAGGCCGTGTTCGCCTGGGACATCGCCAGCGATGCCATCGTCTGGGGTGAACAGGTCAACGCCATCTTCCCCAGCATTCCCGCCGAACGGCTGGCAAGCGGCGCCGAATTCGCCAAGCTGATCGAGCCCGCGCAAACGCTGCGGACCGCGGCGCTGGCGCAGACCTCGGCCGTGCATGGCGCCGACGGCACGCCCTACCGGGTCGAGTACGGCGTGCGCATGAGTGCTGCCGATCCCGTGGTCTGGATCGAGGAGACAGGCCGCTGGTTCGCCGGACCCGACGGCCGCCCGGTGCGCGCGATCGGTTCGGTCCGTATCAACAATGAGCGCCATGCCCGCGACGAGGAACTGGCGAAACTGGCCCGGCTCGACCCGCTGACCGGCGAGCTCAACCGCGCTCATCTGATTGCGGCGCTGGCCGAGGCGATCGAGGAGACGACGCGCTTCCGCTCGACCGCAGCCTTCATGCTGGTTGGCATCGACCACCTCGCCCGCGTCAACGATGCCTTTGGCTTCGATGTGGCCGACGCCGTGATTCTGGATATCGCCAAGCGCATCCGCTCGCGCCTGCGCGGCGGCGACGTGCTCGGGCGCTTTTCCGGCAATAAGTTCGGCCTGATCCTGAAGAACTGCACCGTCGACGACATGAATGTCGCCGCCGAGCGCTTTCTTGCCGGCGTCCGCGACGAGGTGGTGCCGACCAGATCCGGTCCGGTCTCGGTCACCGCCTCGATCGGCGCGGTCAGCGTGCCGCGCTACGCCCGCAACACGGACGAGGCCGTCAACCGCGCGCACGAGACGCTGGACGCCGCCAAGCGCCGCCGCGCCGGCTCGTTCGCGGCGTGGCGTCCAGATGCCGCGCGCGACGCACAGCGCCGCGTCAATATCCGCGTCACCGACGAGATCGTCACTGCGCTGAACGAGCGCCGCATCAAGCTCGCCTATGAGCCGGTGGTATCGGCCGCCTCGCGCGAGCGCGCGTTCCACGAATGTCTGGTACGGATGGACCAGGGCGACGGCCAGGTGCTGCTTGCGCCCGACATCGTGCCAGTCGCCGAGCGGCTCGGCCTCATCCGCCTGGTCGATCACCGCGTGCTCGAGCTCGTGGTCGCCGAGCTTGCCGCTGCGCCCGGTGTCAGTCTCAGCCTCAACATCTCGCCTGACACGACCATGGATCCCGACTGGTGGGCCGGAATCGAGTCGCTGATGCTGGCCCATCCCGGTGTCGCCGAGCGGCTGATCGTCGAGATCACCGAGACGGTCGCGATCCAGGATATCGACGACGTCCGCGGCTTTGTCACGCGGCTGAAGAATTTCGGCAGCCGCATTGCGATCGACGATTTCGGCGCCGGCTACACCTCGTTCCGCAATCTGCGCAAGCTCGGCGTCGATATCGTCAAGATTGACGGTGCGTTCGTGCAGAACATCACCCATTCCGCCGACGACCGCGCCTTCGTGCAGACCCTGATCGACCTCGCACGCCGCCTCGACATCAGGACCGTCGCCGAATGGGTGCAGGACGAGGAAGCTGCCAGCATGCTGCGCGACTGGGGTTGCGACTACATCCAGGGCCGCCTGATCGGGCTGGCGTCAGCCGATCGTCCGTGGGGTGCGCCGCCCGATAGTGTGCTGCCTGCGGCGGGGTAG
- a CDS encoding polyprenyl synthetase family protein, with protein MTGTSPSDFAKRLDKTADDTEALLGRLLSDDILPDEIARPKRLMDAMRYSSLNGGKRLRPFLVVESAAVFGVPRDAALLAGAALECIHCYSLIHDDLPAMDNSDLRRGRPTLHKKTDDATAILAGDGLLTLAFDIITRDEIHRDANVRLLLTRALARCAGIGGMVGGQILDLAGEGRFGDREPVDVARLQQMKTGALLRYGCIAGAILGQASSAEYRALDDYGRALGEAFQIADDLLDVEGDAAALGKPSGQDAALGKTTFVTQLGIEGAKQRVRDLLARADSAVSIFGDRAAVLQAAAHFVAERKS; from the coding sequence ATGACCGGCACGTCCCCGTCCGATTTCGCCAAACGTCTGGACAAGACCGCTGATGACACCGAGGCCCTGCTCGGGCGCCTGTTGTCGGACGACATCCTGCCCGATGAGATCGCCCGGCCCAAGCGACTGATGGACGCAATGCGCTATTCAAGTCTGAACGGCGGCAAGCGCCTGCGGCCGTTTCTGGTGGTCGAGAGCGCGGCCGTGTTCGGCGTGCCCCGCGACGCCGCGCTGCTCGCAGGCGCGGCCCTCGAATGCATCCACTGCTATTCGCTGATCCACGACGACCTGCCGGCGATGGACAATTCGGACCTTCGCCGTGGCCGCCCCACCCTGCACAAGAAGACCGATGACGCCACCGCGATCCTCGCCGGCGACGGCCTGTTGACGCTCGCCTTCGACATCATCACCCGCGACGAGATCCATCGCGACGCCAATGTACGGCTGTTGCTGACGCGGGCGCTGGCGCGCTGCGCCGGCATCGGCGGCATGGTCGGCGGCCAGATTCTCGATCTCGCCGGCGAAGGCCGCTTCGGCGACCGCGAGCCGGTCGATGTCGCGCGCCTGCAGCAGATGAAGACCGGCGCGCTTCTGCGCTATGGCTGCATCGCCGGCGCGATCCTCGGCCAGGCGTCGAGTGCGGAATACAGGGCCCTCGACGATTACGGTCGCGCGCTCGGCGAAGCCTTCCAGATCGCCGACGATCTGCTCGACGTCGAGGGCGATGCCGCCGCGCTCGGCAAGCCGTCGGGCCAGGATGCCGCGCTCGGCAAGACCACCTTCGTCACCCAGCTCGGCATCGAAGGCGCCAAGCAGCGCGTGCGCGATTTGCTCGCGCGGGCGGACAGCGCGGTGTCGATCTTCGGCGACCGCGCCGCCGTGCTGCAGGCCGCGGCGCATTTCGTCGCCGAACGGAAGAGCTGA
- a CDS encoding caspase family protein, with protein MRNLLRLCPLLLAAALLFGTDSAFAGNRVALVIANSAYQHAPSLANPVNDGAVMAKTLKAAGFDTVDFRHDLSALETRRALRDFADATRNADIAVVYYAGHGIEVEGSNYLIPVDAKLERDTDVYDEALSLDRVLVAVEPAKQLRLVILDACRDNPFGKTMKRTVASRGIGRGLAQVEPTSPNTLIAYSAKAGFTAQDGDGANSPFTVALSKHLTTPGLDVRRAFGFVRDDVLKSTGNKQEPFVYGSLGGEDVPLVPVKVTAAAAVAPAPNPQADIRRDYELALQVGNKAAWDAFLAQHPDGFYASLAKLQVEKIAAEQAHAAAIAKAKQAEAERDRLAALGAQKDAQAKAAADAKAAEQAQLAAQKAKEQAQQQAAAAEQQRVNLAAAAPSAAPASTASPAGSNVASLTPAITPADLSRSVQAELGRVGCFSGAADGNWNTSSQRSLSQFNRYAGTKLDVKVASTDALDAVKAKPSRVCPLVCEHGFKADGDKCTKIVCREGYAVNDDNECEKQRAAKPAKSAPAKSAPAKPATAKRDDSDERPARQRRQAGGAAAGYGAAAAAGAGRASAGSGQIFCNDLLCRPVRPGCHLVYRGGGGPHVDANAEVCN; from the coding sequence ATGCGCAATCTGCTCAGACTCTGCCCACTTCTCCTCGCCGCCGCGCTGCTGTTTGGCACGGATTCCGCTTTCGCGGGCAACCGCGTCGCGCTGGTGATTGCCAACTCGGCCTATCAGCACGCGCCCTCGCTCGCCAATCCCGTCAACGACGGTGCGGTGATGGCGAAGACGCTGAAAGCGGCCGGTTTCGATACCGTCGATTTCCGGCACGACCTGTCGGCCCTGGAGACACGGCGCGCGCTGCGCGACTTTGCCGATGCGACCCGCAATGCCGACATCGCTGTAGTTTACTATGCCGGTCACGGCATCGAGGTCGAGGGCTCGAATTACCTGATCCCTGTCGATGCCAAGCTCGAGCGCGACACCGACGTCTATGATGAGGCGCTTTCGCTCGACCGCGTGCTGGTTGCCGTCGAGCCCGCCAAGCAGCTTCGCCTGGTGATCCTGGATGCCTGCCGCGACAATCCGTTCGGCAAGACCATGAAGCGCACGGTGGCCTCGCGCGGCATTGGCCGGGGCCTCGCCCAGGTCGAGCCGACCAGCCCCAACACGCTGATTGCCTATTCGGCGAAGGCCGGCTTCACGGCCCAGGACGGCGACGGCGCCAACAGCCCCTTTACGGTCGCGCTGTCGAAGCATCTGACGACACCGGGCCTCGACGTCCGCCGCGCCTTCGGCTTCGTGCGCGACGACGTGCTCAAGTCGACCGGTAACAAGCAGGAGCCGTTCGTCTACGGCTCGCTCGGCGGCGAGGATGTGCCGCTGGTTCCGGTCAAGGTGACGGCCGCAGCAGCGGTTGCGCCTGCGCCGAACCCGCAGGCCGACATCCGCCGTGATTACGAGCTCGCGCTCCAGGTCGGCAACAAGGCGGCATGGGATGCCTTCCTTGCCCAGCACCCCGACGGCTTCTATGCAAGCCTTGCCAAGCTCCAGGTCGAGAAGATAGCTGCCGAGCAGGCTCACGCAGCGGCGATCGCGAAGGCGAAGCAGGCGGAAGCCGAGCGCGATCGCCTCGCCGCCCTCGGCGCGCAGAAGGATGCCCAGGCCAAGGCTGCGGCCGACGCCAAGGCCGCCGAGCAGGCGCAGCTTGCCGCGCAGAAGGCCAAGGAGCAGGCGCAGCAGCAGGCTGCCGCCGCCGAGCAGCAGCGGGTCAACCTCGCCGCTGCGGCCCCGAGCGCGGCGCCGGCCAGCACGGCGAGCCCTGCAGGCAGCAATGTCGCCTCGCTGACCCCGGCGATCACGCCGGCCGATCTCAGCCGCTCAGTGCAGGCCGAGCTCGGGCGCGTCGGCTGCTTCTCAGGCGCAGCCGACGGCAACTGGAATACGTCCTCGCAGCGCTCGCTGTCGCAGTTCAACCGCTATGCCGGCACCAAGCTCGACGTGAAGGTGGCAAGCACCGATGCGCTGGATGCGGTCAAGGCCAAGCCGTCGCGCGTCTGCCCGCTGGTCTGCGAGCACGGCTTCAAGGCTGATGGCGACAAGTGCACGAAGATCGTCTGCCGTGAGGGCTATGCGGTCAACGACGACAATGAGTGCGAGAAGCAGCGCGCCGCCAAGCCTGCCAAGTCTGCGCCTGCCAAGTCTGCGCCCGCCAAGCCCGCGACCGCGAAGCGCGACGACAGCGATGAGCGTCCTGCACGGCAGCGTCGCCAGGCCGGTGGCGCGGCGGCAGGCTATGGTGCTGCGGCGGCCGCCGGCGCGGGTCGCGCCTCGGCCGGCAGCGGTCAGATTTTTTGCAACGATCTCCTTTGCCGGCCGGTCAGGCCCGGCTGTCACCTCGTATATCGCGGTGGCGGCGGCCCTCACGTCGATGCCAACGCCGAGGTCTGCAACTGA
- a CDS encoding DUF1345 domain-containing protein, protein MAAGSKEDPTLARFRQMSRPMRLIYARPRMFIALAFGILVCLLLPGTHRLVTRLLFGWDALIAVYLVLVYAMMLCNDHQHIRRAAAMQDDGRFVILLVTATGAFASIAAIVSELGTPHRGVSELTIAITTIALSWAAVHTIFALHYAHDYYRHAAPGGLQFPSGDKEDHADYWDFVYFSFVIGMTAQVSDVGITDKTIRRTATAHGIASFIYNTALLALTVNIAASAIAA, encoded by the coding sequence ATGGCGGCAGGCAGCAAAGAGGATCCCACCCTCGCCCGCTTCCGCCAGATGTCGCGGCCGATGCGGCTGATCTATGCACGGCCGCGAATGTTCATTGCACTCGCTTTCGGCATCCTCGTCTGCCTGCTGCTGCCGGGCACGCACCGGCTGGTGACGCGGCTCTTGTTCGGGTGGGACGCGCTGATCGCGGTCTATCTCGTGCTGGTCTATGCGATGATGCTTTGCAACGACCACCAGCACATCCGCCGTGCCGCCGCGATGCAGGACGACGGCCGTTTCGTGATCCTGCTGGTGACGGCAACCGGCGCCTTCGCCAGCATCGCGGCGATCGTCTCCGAGCTCGGCACGCCGCATCGTGGCGTGTCGGAGCTCACGATCGCGATCACCACCATCGCATTGTCATGGGCTGCGGTGCACACGATCTTCGCACTGCATTACGCCCATGACTATTACCGACATGCTGCACCGGGCGGTCTTCAGTTTCCGAGCGGTGACAAGGAAGACCACGCCGACTATTGGGACTTCGTCTATTTCTCGTTCGTGATCGGCATGACCGCGCAGGTCTCCGACGTCGGCATCACCGACAAGACGATCCGCCGCACGGCCACGGCGCATGGAATCGCATCGTTCATCTACAATACGGCCTTGCTGGCATTGACGGTGAACATCGCGGCGAGCGCGATTGCGGCGTGA
- the rpmF gene encoding 50S ribosomal protein L32 — MAVPRRKTSPSRRGMRRSADAIKKPTYVEDKDSGELRRPHHLDLKTGMYKGRQVLKKKES, encoded by the coding sequence ATGGCCGTTCCGAGAAGAAAAACCTCGCCGTCGCGTCGTGGCATGCGCCGCTCGGCGGACGCCATCAAGAAGCCGACCTATGTGGAAGACAAGGATTCCGGCGAGCTCCGTCGTCCGCACCATCTCGACCTCAAGACCGGCATGTACAAGGGCCGCCAGGTCCTGAAGAAGAAAGAGTCCTGA
- a CDS encoding GFA family protein, translated as MTGSEISSARVLIGECYCRTVRFEVADAFCYAMNCHCSNCRRTTGSAFKPFAGIAQDKLRIVQGEDQRMIFGDDTSHDAHCGRCGSLLYSRVREGQWIHVAMGTLVDAPSIRPSAHIFVASKAPWHEITDNLPQYRGHIGDG; from the coding sequence ATGACCGGATCAGAAATTTCGAGCGCTCGTGTCCTGATCGGCGAATGCTACTGCCGCACCGTGCGCTTTGAGGTGGCCGACGCGTTCTGCTATGCAATGAACTGCCACTGTTCGAACTGCCGTCGCACCACCGGCTCCGCCTTCAAGCCGTTCGCCGGCATCGCGCAAGACAAGCTCCGCATTGTCCAGGGTGAAGACCAGCGGATGATTTTCGGCGACGACACCAGTCATGACGCCCATTGTGGCCGATGCGGCTCGCTGCTTTATTCCCGGGTGCGCGAAGGACAATGGATCCATGTCGCCATGGGAACCCTGGTCGATGCCCCCTCCATCCGGCCGAGCGCCCACATTTTCGTGGCCTCGAAGGCGCCTTGGCACGAAATTACGGACAATCTGCCGCAATATCGGGGGCATATCGGCGATGGCTAG
- a CDS encoding PAS-domain containing protein, which translates to MTSTRDDEFGARREQGPEALVALSQLALDHMEQGVCVYDVDNRIVLVNQRYLSLFDMSADVVRVGTSYREVLAHSATRGNFPQGELDALYSARIAQIAGGKTFRTEQRLASGLVMSLELKPLPGGGWMTICDDVSRLARLEAELRVQTERSQHALSNMSHGLIMYDADSRVVVCNERFLSLYNLDPEIVRPGISHCTVIEHWMSRGNLSGMSASEFHDTRLKDVRSRKAKTLLVMRYDGRMVQAVSRFLPDGGWVTVHEDVTERLQYEETLRQQNFMLDAALENMAHGLAFYDGDMRLRVCNTTYRNIYRLSPEEARPGTHLAELIERSMANGAFSSEHSPQQLLEAASARIANRDSSPMRRRMSNDTVISVRYCALAEGGFVATYEDITEREHAIGELSEQYRRFDAALNNMSQGLCMLDASLRVIVCNRRYIEMYGLSPEIVKPGVSMREIMEHSCELGNHPNMTGARLYADYVERLREGEHTLHRHLNDGRIIKLNHKRMEQGGWVVTYEDVTERHKAQARVAHMARHDSLTDLPNRTLFREEMGEGLNQVAIAGGAMAVLCFDLDNFKTVNDRLGHAAGDRLLRWVAARLKENVGEHDTVARLGGDEFAVLQRGPQPQSAEKLARRLIEIIGHPPPLESQSIHVGVSVGIAIAPDHGLDADELMKCADLALYQAKAKGRGAYQLFEPEMEEEARSRHALEHDLRGALEAREFHLVFQPQMRLDSSELTGFEALLRWKHPSRGFVSPAEFIPIAEENGLIVPIGEWVLRTACATAVAWPDVTVAVNLSPVQFRSRGLVAMVTSALAEAGLPPQRLELEVTETALLDDSDATIEILHQLRALGIRVSLDDFGVGYSSLSYLRKFPFDRIKIDRSFVGTLGESPESVAIVRTIASLGSVLGVETTAEGVETEEQLDFVRECGCTAVQGYYFGKPCPASEVGRTIETLSAVRRVA; encoded by the coding sequence ATGACATCGACCCGCGATGACGAGTTTGGTGCACGCCGCGAGCAGGGCCCGGAGGCCCTGGTCGCGCTGAGCCAGCTTGCGCTCGACCACATGGAACAGGGCGTCTGCGTCTACGACGTCGACAACCGGATCGTGCTGGTCAATCAGCGCTACCTGTCGCTGTTCGACATGTCGGCCGACGTCGTGCGGGTGGGCACGAGCTACCGCGAGGTGCTCGCGCACAGCGCGACGCGCGGCAACTTTCCGCAAGGCGAGCTCGACGCGCTGTATTCGGCGCGGATCGCTCAGATCGCAGGCGGCAAAACGTTCCGCACCGAGCAGCGGCTCGCGAGCGGCCTCGTCATGTCCCTCGAACTGAAGCCGCTCCCCGGCGGCGGCTGGATGACGATCTGCGACGACGTCAGCCGCCTCGCCCGGCTCGAGGCCGAACTGCGTGTGCAGACCGAGCGCAGTCAGCACGCGCTCTCCAACATGTCGCACGGCCTCATCATGTATGATGCCGACAGCCGTGTCGTCGTCTGCAACGAACGGTTCCTGAGCCTCTACAACCTCGACCCGGAAATCGTGAGGCCGGGCATCTCGCATTGCACGGTGATCGAGCACTGGATGTCGCGCGGCAACCTGTCGGGCATGTCCGCCAGCGAATTTCACGATACCAGGCTGAAGGACGTGCGCAGCAGGAAGGCGAAAACCTTGCTGGTGATGCGCTACGACGGACGGATGGTGCAGGCGGTCTCCCGCTTCCTGCCCGACGGCGGCTGGGTGACGGTGCACGAGGACGTCACGGAGCGGCTGCAATACGAGGAAACACTGCGGCAGCAGAACTTCATGCTCGATGCCGCGCTCGAAAACATGGCGCATGGGCTCGCCTTCTACGACGGCGACATGCGCCTTCGGGTCTGCAACACCACCTACCGCAACATCTACCGGCTGTCGCCGGAGGAGGCCAGGCCCGGCACGCATCTCGCCGAGCTGATCGAGCGTTCGATGGCGAACGGCGCGTTCTCTTCCGAACACAGCCCTCAACAGCTTCTGGAAGCGGCCAGCGCGAGGATTGCGAACCGCGATTCCTCGCCGATGCGCCGGCGCATGTCGAACGACACCGTGATCTCAGTTCGCTACTGCGCACTGGCCGAGGGCGGCTTCGTTGCCACCTATGAGGATATTACCGAGCGGGAACATGCGATCGGGGAGCTGAGCGAGCAGTACCGCCGCTTTGACGCGGCACTGAACAACATGAGCCAGGGCCTGTGCATGCTCGATGCGAGCCTGCGCGTGATCGTCTGCAATCGCCGCTATATCGAGATGTACGGCCTGTCGCCGGAGATCGTGAAGCCCGGCGTCTCGATGCGCGAGATCATGGAGCACAGCTGCGAGCTCGGCAACCATCCGAACATGACGGGGGCCAGGCTCTATGCCGATTACGTCGAGCGGCTGCGCGAGGGCGAGCACACGCTGCATCGGCACTTGAACGACGGCCGCATCATCAAGCTCAATCACAAGCGCATGGAGCAAGGCGGCTGGGTCGTGACCTATGAGGATGTCACCGAGCGTCACAAGGCCCAGGCCCGCGTGGCGCATATGGCGCGCCATGACTCGCTCACCGACCTGCCCAATCGCACGCTGTTCCGCGAGGAGATGGGCGAGGGATTGAACCAGGTTGCGATCGCCGGCGGCGCGATGGCGGTGCTGTGCTTCGACCTCGACAATTTCAAGACCGTTAACGACCGCCTCGGCCATGCCGCCGGCGACCGCCTGCTGCGCTGGGTCGCGGCGCGCCTGAAGGAGAATGTCGGCGAGCATGACACCGTCGCGCGGCTCGGCGGCGACGAGTTCGCCGTCCTGCAGCGCGGACCGCAACCGCAATCGGCGGAGAAGCTCGCCCGGCGTCTGATCGAGATCATCGGTCACCCGCCGCCGCTGGAAAGCCAGTCGATCCATGTCGGCGTCTCCGTCGGCATCGCGATCGCACCCGATCACGGGCTCGATGCCGACGAGCTGATGAAATGCGCCGACCTCGCGCTGTACCAGGCCAAGGCCAAGGGGCGCGGCGCCTATCAGCTGTTCGAGCCCGAGATGGAGGAGGAAGCCCGCAGCCGGCACGCGCTGGAGCACGATCTGCGCGGCGCGCTGGAGGCGCGTGAATTTCACCTGGTGTTCCAGCCGCAGATGCGACTCGATTCGTCGGAGCTCACCGGCTTCGAGGCCCTGCTGCGCTGGAAACATCCCTCGCGCGGCTTCGTCTCCCCGGCCGAGTTCATTCCGATCGCGGAAGAGAACGGGCTGATCGTTCCGATCGGCGAATGGGTGCTGCGCACCGCCTGTGCGACCGCCGTGGCCTGGCCCGATGTCACCGTCGCGGTTAACTTGTCGCCGGTGCAGTTCCGCTCGCGCGGGCTGGTGGCGATGGTCACGAGCGCACTTGCGGAGGCCGGCCTGCCGCCGCAGCGGCTCGAGCTCGAGGTCACCGAGACGGCGCTGCTCGACGACAGCGACGCGACGATCGAAATTCTGCACCAACTCCGCGCGCTGGGGATACGCGTCAGCCTCGACGATTTCGGCGTCGGCTATTCCTCGCTGAGCTATTTGCGCAAATTCCCGTTCGACCGCATCAAGATCGACCGCTCCTTCGTCGGCACGCTCGGCGAAAGCCCGGAGAGCGTCGCCATCGTCCGCACCATCGCCAGCCTCGGCTCCGTGCTCGGCGTCGAGACGACGGCGGAGGGCGTGGAGACCGAGGAGCAGCTCGACTTCGTCCGCGAATGCGGCTGCACCGCCGTCCAGGGCTATTATTTCGGCAAGCCGTGCCCGGCTTCAGAGGTCGGCCGCACCATCGAGACGCTGAGCGCAGTCCGGCGCGTGGCGTGA